One Bacillota bacterium genomic region harbors:
- the murF gene encoding UDP-N-acetylmuramoyl-tripeptide--D-alanyl-D-alanine ligase has product MRMTGNEIIEVVGGKLLQGNPEQQISGFAIDSRDVRAGDFFVPFRGEKTDGHKYIADASEKDAVGAFHELSQSKDPTITGDFLLIGVESSLDALQKLAAEYRKRFNLPVIGVTGSSGKTTTKDLIAGVLSAKYKVLKTTGNLNNEIGLPLTILQLEESHQVAVLEMGMSAPGEISTLCEIAQPSIGVITNIGEAHIELLGSVDAIERAKGELLDYLGSGGVAVLNGDDPRLLKIGRRFPGKVFYYGFNQGDIKGLKLSQRGENNFFRVRFPNRLEEWFQTPLPGRESASNALAALTVGYILELNLAEMAEGLQSSQTTAGRLQVFHNEGMPSVIDDTYNANPDSVRAALNVLSDLGEEKTIAVLGDMLELGQYAEEAHRSIGRYMAEKSIGSLVTVGELAGFIAEEAGKLGIDVYPCSDHQGALRVLKRLNPDSGWVILVKGSRGMQMEIIVQGLLGQEGAGSQ; this is encoded by the coding sequence ATGCGGATGACGGGAAACGAAATAATCGAAGTTGTAGGCGGAAAACTGCTTCAGGGCAACCCTGAACAGCAGATTTCAGGCTTTGCCATCGATTCAAGAGATGTCAGGGCAGGAGATTTTTTCGTTCCTTTCAGAGGTGAAAAAACGGATGGTCACAAATATATTGCAGATGCATCCGAAAAAGACGCAGTTGGTGCTTTTCATGAACTTTCTCAATCAAAGGATCCAACAATTACCGGAGATTTTCTGTTAATCGGGGTAGAAAGTTCTCTTGATGCCCTGCAGAAACTTGCAGCTGAATACAGAAAGCGCTTTAATCTACCGGTTATTGGTGTTACCGGCAGCAGTGGTAAAACGACTACCAAGGACCTGATTGCCGGAGTGCTGTCGGCGAAATATAAAGTATTGAAAACAACGGGTAACCTCAACAATGAAATCGGGTTGCCGTTGACCATATTGCAGTTGGAAGAAAGTCACCAGGTGGCGGTCCTGGAAATGGGAATGAGCGCGCCTGGCGAGATATCAACCCTGTGTGAAATAGCTCAGCCGTCAATCGGAGTGATCACCAACATCGGTGAAGCACATATCGAGCTTCTGGGTTCGGTTGATGCTATTGAACGGGCGAAAGGAGAACTGTTAGATTACCTCGGCTCAGGCGGGGTAGCTGTCTTGAACGGCGATGATCCCCGCCTCCTAAAGATTGGGAGACGCTTCCCGGGAAAAGTATTTTACTATGGCTTTAACCAGGGCGATATAAAAGGCTTAAAGTTGTCTCAACGGGGAGAAAATAACTTTTTCCGGGTGCGTTTTCCAAATAGATTGGAAGAGTGGTTTCAGACTCCTCTTCCTGGACGGGAGTCGGCCAGCAATGCCCTGGCGGCTCTCACCGTCGGTTATATCCTGGAGCTTAACCTGGCAGAAATGGCTGAAGGTTTGCAATCAAGCCAAACTACGGCAGGACGGCTTCAGGTTTTTCATAATGAAGGCATGCCCAGTGTTATAGATGATACTTATAATGCCAATCCCGATTCGGTCAGGGCAGCATTGAATGTTTTATCCGATCTTGGTGAAGAAAAAACAATTGCCGTGCTAGGCGATATGCTTGAACTGGGGCAATATGCGGAAGAAGCCCACCGTTCGATTGGCCGTTATATGGCAGAGAAATCGATCGGGTCCCTGGTAACTGTTGGTGAATTGGCCGGTTTCATTGCAGAAGAAGCAGGTAAGCTCGGTATTGATGTTTATCCCTGTTCAGATCATCAAGGAGCGCTCAGGGTCCTGAAGCGACTTAACCCGGATAGTGGATGGGTTATCCTGGTCAAGGGCTCAAGAGGGATGCAGATGGAGATTATTGTCCAGGGGCTACTGGGACAGGAAGGAGCGGGGAGTCAATGA
- the mraY gene encoding phospho-N-acetylmuramoyl-pentapeptide-transferase, whose protein sequence is MITARLVAAFILSLLATLILFPVFIKKMQTLQYGQQIREDGPSRHLAKKGTPTMGGVIIMLTAAIVSLILAGFSITLIAAVAVFAGCGSIGFMDDYLKVVKNRSLGLRARSKLAGELIVALILIILVFAAGVYNPELTIPFTGATIKLGMLYPLFILVIVFSATNAVNLTDGIDGLAGGLSVIAFTAFSYIAYRYGSIELALFCATLAGSCLGFLFYNHHPARIFMGDAGSLALGGAFAAVAVLTKTELLLIVIGGVFVLETLSVILQVIFFHLTGKRVLLMAPLHHHFELKGWSEQKVVRVFWSAGIAFAFAGVIASGRIL, encoded by the coding sequence ATGATCACAGCCAGACTAGTTGCGGCATTCATTTTATCTTTATTAGCGACCCTCATCCTTTTTCCGGTCTTTATAAAAAAGATGCAAACATTACAGTATGGGCAGCAAATCAGGGAAGATGGCCCGTCGAGGCATCTTGCAAAGAAAGGCACACCGACGATGGGCGGTGTTATTATCATGCTGACAGCCGCCATTGTTTCACTTATTTTAGCCGGTTTTTCCATAACTTTAATCGCTGCTGTTGCTGTTTTTGCCGGTTGTGGATCGATTGGCTTCATGGATGATTATCTTAAGGTGGTAAAAAACCGTTCGTTAGGTTTGAGGGCACGTTCGAAGCTTGCAGGAGAACTTATCGTTGCCCTGATTCTGATCATACTGGTTTTCGCAGCCGGCGTATATAACCCGGAACTGACAATACCCTTTACCGGGGCAACCATTAAATTGGGCATGCTTTATCCGTTATTTATTCTCGTTATAGTTTTCTCTGCAACCAATGCAGTTAACCTGACAGATGGAATTGACGGCCTGGCCGGTGGGCTTTCGGTAATTGCCTTTACGGCTTTTTCCTATATTGCCTATCGCTACGGGTCAATTGAGTTGGCACTGTTTTGTGCTACTCTTGCCGGCTCGTGCCTGGGATTTCTTTTCTATAACCATCACCCTGCCCGGATTTTTATGGGTGATGCCGGTTCGCTTGCCCTGGGTGGAGCTTTTGCCGCAGTTGCTGTCTTAACCAAAACTGAACTTTTGTTGATTGTAATCGGCGGTGTTTTTGTCCTGGAAACTCTTTCGGTAATTTTGCAGGTTATTTTCTTTCATTTAACCGGCAAACGAGTATTATTAATGGCCCCCCTGCATCACCATTTTGAATTAAAGGGTTGGTCAGAACAAAAAGTTGTCAGGGTATTTTGGAGTGCCGGAATTGCATTTGCTTTTGCCGGGGTAATCGCCTCTGGTAGGATTCTATAA
- the murD gene encoding UDP-N-acetylmuramoyl-L-alanine--D-glutamate ligase yields the protein MIDLIKNKEILVVGMARSGLAAVELISQYDAARITVSDSKKPADLKSELSQLKRYQNVDIAAGSNSPELVTENLSFIVKSPGVPPHIDIFKKASEVGIPVISEIELAYAFIKAPIIGVTGTNGKTTTTALITAMLEESRFEPVISAGNIGNPLSGLAGKFSPQGIIVAELSSFQLEDIKLFRPFVAVFLNFAEDHLDYHGSIEKYFKAKVRILENQSAGDYAVLNAGDRAVASLQEKSRGRVLWFDRSPVHVGVGLEDGWITLYNPGSEPRKICPRYEVALPGDHNLENALAASTAAWAAGADPEAIGRTLGSFRGIEHRLEYVRTVNGIDFINDSKGTNPGATIKALESFPGRNKVLIAGGKDKGSDFAELAKIIKSEVRKLILLGETKDKLAEAVDKTDFSEYLLVADLKEAVSAAFKEAQPGDLILLSPACASWDMFNNYEERGELFKELVSYLPAEFKGKEKITNG from the coding sequence GTGATTGACCTGATCAAAAACAAAGAGATACTGGTAGTCGGGATGGCTCGCAGTGGTTTGGCTGCTGTGGAGCTGATTTCGCAGTATGATGCTGCCAGGATCACGGTCAGCGACAGCAAGAAGCCTGCTGATTTGAAATCAGAACTTTCACAGCTAAAACGTTATCAAAATGTGGATATAGCAGCTGGCAGTAATTCGCCGGAGCTGGTTACCGAAAACTTATCTTTTATTGTAAAAAGTCCCGGTGTACCGCCCCACATAGATATTTTTAAAAAGGCATCTGAAGTGGGCATACCGGTCATTTCAGAAATTGAGCTGGCCTATGCATTTATAAAGGCACCAATAATCGGCGTTACCGGCACTAACGGAAAGACAACAACAACAGCCCTGATCACAGCTATGCTTGAAGAGTCCCGGTTCGAACCGGTAATCTCGGCAGGGAATATCGGCAATCCGCTTTCCGGGCTTGCCGGTAAATTCAGCCCCCAGGGGATTATCGTTGCCGAGTTGAGCAGCTTTCAACTGGAAGATATTAAGTTATTCAGGCCCTTTGTCGCCGTGTTTCTCAATTTTGCCGAGGATCACCTTGATTATCACGGGTCAATTGAGAAATATTTTAAGGCAAAAGTACGCATTCTGGAAAATCAGTCTGCAGGTGATTATGCAGTTTTGAATGCCGGAGACCGGGCAGTAGCTTCCTTGCAGGAGAAATCCAGGGGCAGGGTTCTCTGGTTTGATCGTTCACCGGTGCACGTTGGTGTCGGTCTTGAGGATGGTTGGATCACTCTGTACAATCCTGGAAGTGAACCAAGGAAAATTTGTCCGCGGTATGAGGTTGCCCTGCCCGGTGATCATAATCTGGAAAATGCGCTGGCTGCTTCAACGGCAGCCTGGGCTGCGGGAGCAGATCCGGAGGCAATAGGCAGAACACTGGGCAGTTTTCGTGGTATTGAGCATCGTCTTGAGTATGTCCGGACAGTTAATGGAATAGATTTTATCAACGATTCAAAAGGAACCAATCCGGGAGCGACAATTAAAGCCCTTGAATCCTTTCCCGGTCGCAATAAAGTTCTTATTGCCGGGGGAAAAGACAAGGGCAGCGACTTTGCAGAACTGGCCAAAATAATAAAATCAGAAGTCCGAAAGCTGATTCTCCTGGGTGAAACGAAGGACAAGCTGGCAGAGGCTGTGGATAAAACTGATTTCAGTGAATACCTGTTGGTTGCCGATTTAAAAGAAGCTGTTTCAGCTGCTTTTAAGGAGGCACAGCCGGGGGATTTGATTCTCTTATCACCAGCCTGTGCCAGCTGGGATATGTTTAATAATTATGAAGAACGGGGCGAACTCTTTAAAGAGTTGGTCAGTTACCTGCCAGCAGAATTTAAGGGAAAGGAGAAAATAACAAATGGCTGA
- the ftsW gene encoding putative lipid II flippase FtsW gives MAEKKDKNQLDRTLLFVTILLLGIGLVMVFSASFVVAEENMGDPYHFLKRQALWISIGLLVMFILTKVNYKIYKRLSLLILLINFVLLALVFTGFGTELGTEARRWLMFGPVILQPAEFSKLAFVIFTAAYMSSRRINLRHFWTATAIPLILVGLAFFIIQMQPDLGTALVVFAGSALVIVFAGMPMSQLAGLTLLCLPPVAYFTLKEEYRMQRVFSFLDPWSEPTGSGYQVIQSLYALGPGHLFGTGLGRSRQKLFYLPEPQNDFIFAVIGEELGFVGGVAILLLFLILFWRGFQIALKAPDLFGSLLAAGITFVIAAQVIINVAVVTGTLPVTGINLPLISAGGSSVLFTLIGIGILLNISRYKQENQKSLKEQAR, from the coding sequence ATGGCTGAAAAAAAAGATAAAAATCAACTTGATCGAACTCTGTTATTTGTTACAATCCTTCTCCTTGGAATCGGCCTGGTCATGGTCTTCAGCGCCAGCTTCGTTGTTGCTGAAGAAAATATGGGAGACCCTTATCATTTCCTTAAACGCCAGGCGTTATGGATTTCGATAGGGCTGCTGGTTATGTTCATACTGACCAAGGTAAATTACAAAATTTATAAGCGCCTTTCACTGCTTATATTACTTATAAATTTCGTTTTACTTGCTCTTGTTTTTACCGGGTTCGGCACTGAGTTGGGAACTGAAGCCCGGCGCTGGCTGATGTTTGGACCTGTAATACTTCAGCCGGCGGAATTCAGCAAGCTTGCCTTTGTCATATTCACTGCAGCTTATATGAGCAGCCGCAGGATAAATCTAAGGCATTTCTGGACGGCAACCGCTATACCTCTAATCCTGGTAGGGCTGGCTTTTTTCATAATCCAGATGCAGCCTGACCTGGGTACTGCCCTGGTGGTTTTTGCCGGTAGTGCCCTGGTTATCGTCTTTGCCGGAATGCCTATGTCTCAGTTGGCCGGACTGACCCTGTTGTGCTTGCCGCCAGTCGCCTATTTTACTTTAAAAGAAGAGTATCGCATGCAGAGAGTTTTCTCCTTTCTTGATCCCTGGTCAGAGCCAACCGGTTCAGGTTACCAGGTTATTCAATCACTGTATGCCCTGGGTCCCGGACATCTATTTGGTACCGGGTTGGGAAGAAGCAGGCAAAAACTATTTTATCTGCCCGAACCACAAAATGACTTTATCTTTGCTGTAATCGGCGAAGAGCTGGGATTTGTCGGTGGGGTAGCTATCCTGCTCCTGTTTTTAATCCTGTTCTGGCGCGGTTTTCAGATTGCCCTGAAAGCCCCGGACCTCTTTGGCAGTCTGCTGGCAGCTGGAATTACATTTGTTATTGCTGCGCAGGTTATCATCAATGTCGCAGTCGTAACAGGGACTTTACCGGTAACCGGTATAAATCTCCCGCTGATCAGCGCCGGTGGAAGTTCTGTGTTATTTACACTGATTGGAATCGGTATACTTTTGAATATATCTCGTTATAAGCAGGAAAATCAAAAAAGCCTGAAGGAGCAAGCGCGATGA
- the murG gene encoding undecaprenyldiphospho-muramoylpentapeptide beta-N-acetylglucosaminyltransferase, whose protein sequence is MKVLIGGGGTGGHIYPALALARYAMAVDQGNSVLFIGSANGLESKIVPSAGFDIQIIPARGLQRNFKGFFSVVKDLFGGIRQSGKVIKSFRPNVVLGTGGYVAAPVVLSALLKRYPVVLHEQNALPGLTNRWLAPFVKKVCLSFKETEKKMPRFSRTAYTGNPRASEVLSLTREEGIRFFNLNPDRKTLLIYGGSRGAMKLNQVVSDYLNDGMHPESLNLIYVSGEIYYRDISEKIGVLPQNVRLFPYLEQMPEALAAADLAITRSGATTLAEITALGLPAILIPSPNVVNNHQYFNARLLSDVGAAVLIEEKDFDSNRLQFEINRLFDQPDLLEEMSRQSKILGIPDAAERLYGCLQEVAS, encoded by the coding sequence ATGAAAGTATTAATTGGTGGAGGAGGAACGGGAGGCCATATCTACCCGGCACTGGCATTGGCCAGATATGCAATGGCAGTTGATCAGGGCAATTCTGTACTCTTTATCGGTAGCGCAAATGGCCTGGAAAGTAAAATTGTTCCTTCTGCAGGTTTTGATATTCAGATCATCCCTGCTCGTGGGCTGCAGCGTAATTTCAAAGGTTTCTTTTCTGTAGTTAAAGATTTATTCGGAGGAATTAGGCAATCAGGCAAGGTAATCAAAAGCTTCCGTCCCAATGTGGTTCTTGGTACAGGTGGATATGTTGCTGCACCGGTTGTGCTTTCAGCCTTGTTAAAACGTTATCCCGTTGTGCTGCATGAACAAAATGCCCTGCCCGGGTTGACCAACCGGTGGCTGGCGCCCTTTGTTAAAAAAGTTTGTCTCTCCTTTAAGGAAACTGAGAAAAAGATGCCTCGTTTCAGTCGTACTGCCTATACCGGTAACCCAAGGGCCAGTGAGGTCCTCTCACTGACCAGGGAAGAAGGGATCCGTTTCTTTAATCTCAACCCGGACCGGAAAACTCTTTTAATTTACGGCGGCAGCCGCGGGGCTATGAAATTAAACCAGGTAGTTTCTGATTATCTTAATGACGGTATGCATCCTGAAAGTCTCAACCTGATCTATGTATCGGGAGAAATCTATTACAGGGACATTTCTGAAAAAATCGGAGTGCTGCCGCAGAATGTAAGGCTATTCCCTTACCTGGAACAGATGCCCGAAGCGCTTGCCGCAGCGGATTTGGCTATTACCCGCAGTGGAGCGACGACCCTGGCTGAAATTACAGCTTTGGGGTTACCGGCAATATTGATTCCGTCTCCGAACGTAGTTAACAATCACCAGTATTTTAACGCCCGGCTCCTATCTGATGTTGGGGCTGCCGTTTTAATAGAAGAGAAGGACTTTGACAGTAATCGTCTGCAGTTCGAAATAAATCGTCTCTTTGATCAGCCCGATTTACTTGAAGAGATGAGTAGACAAAGTAAAATCCTAGGTATACCGGACGCCGCTGAAAGGTTATATGGCTGCCTTCAGGAGGTAGCATCATGA
- the murB gene encoding UDP-N-acetylmuramate dehydrogenase — MNIEQELSRRIKTKVLVNEPMALHTSWQVGGPADYYLSPDSVDELVEIIKFTASNNVPLFIMGNGTNLLVRDGGIRGVVVNIGEAFSYIKPTSGGLVAGAGTSMTLLARTSASYGFGGLEFAVGIPGSLGGAVIMNAGAFGGYIGERVQSVNLINLAGEISTLTDDELQFGYRTSNLVGKGIIYEINLNLKKGEKTESEKMMRYFLAERHRRHPNLPSAGSVFRNLPDQPAGRIVESAGGKGMRIGGAEVSEQHANFIVNIGDATASDILALIVAVQKLVKDKFAIDLKPEVKIVGEER; from the coding sequence ATGAATATTGAACAGGAACTGAGCCGCAGGATAAAAACAAAAGTTTTGGTCAACGAACCCATGGCCCTGCATACCTCCTGGCAGGTTGGAGGACCGGCAGACTATTATCTATCACCGGACAGTGTTGATGAACTGGTTGAAATCATAAAATTTACAGCAAGTAATAATGTGCCTCTCTTCATTATGGGTAATGGAACAAACCTGCTTGTTCGTGATGGGGGTATCAGGGGTGTTGTTGTAAATATCGGGGAGGCATTTTCATATATTAAACCTACTTCGGGTGGCCTGGTGGCAGGAGCGGGAACCTCGATGACGCTTCTCGCCCGCACATCGGCAAGTTATGGGTTTGGAGGACTTGAATTCGCGGTAGGTATTCCCGGGTCCCTTGGTGGAGCGGTTATCATGAATGCCGGGGCCTTTGGGGGATATATTGGAGAAAGGGTTCAGTCGGTTAATCTGATCAATCTGGCTGGTGAAATATCTACCTTGACTGACGATGAACTGCAATTTGGTTACCGGACCAGCAACCTTGTCGGAAAAGGGATAATTTATGAAATCAATCTGAATCTTAAAAAGGGTGAAAAAACTGAATCGGAAAAAATGATGCGTTATTTTCTTGCAGAAAGACATCGCCGTCATCCCAACCTGCCCAGCGCCGGTTCTGTATTTAGAAATCTCCCGGATCAACCGGCAGGACGGATTGTTGAAAGTGCGGGAGGTAAGGGGATGCGAATCGGTGGTGCGGAAGTATCCGAACAGCATGCTAATTTTATTGTAAATATTGGTGATGCAACTGCTTCGGATATCCTGGCTTTAATAGTTGCTGTCCAGAAGCTGGTTAAAGATAAATTTGCTATAGATTTGAAACCCGAAGTGAAGATTGTTGGCGAGGAGCGCTAA
- a CDS encoding FtsQ-type POTRA domain-containing protein has translation MKRKKDHLKLVNEKKPRAGWKKLFRFFFRLAILATIVFLLGYAETFFRVVEINVEGAEKQSAAEIITAGKIKKGMSIFLLQEKKIEDLITERYPGIKNIELIRQLPDLVTLKVVERIPAGYVMTADGYWIIDRDAVCYEYAEAPQDDYPVISGIDGLSVIPGAPLGCPERSRLLKRFFSIYSSSDLLPVRQLDVTDNYNLVVYIDDSLELWLGDGSNLEQKLYLVREAIPYIELNGQTRLDVRSGNRLVVSSSSIISEEEVEP, from the coding sequence ATGAAGCGGAAAAAGGATCACCTCAAGCTGGTAAACGAAAAAAAACCCAGAGCGGGCTGGAAAAAGCTTTTTAGGTTCTTCTTCCGGTTGGCCATTCTCGCTACCATTGTTTTTTTGCTCGGGTATGCCGAAACATTTTTCCGGGTGGTGGAAATCAATGTTGAAGGAGCTGAAAAGCAAAGTGCGGCAGAGATAATTACTGCCGGAAAGATTAAAAAAGGAATGAGCATCTTTCTTTTACAGGAAAAGAAAATAGAGGATCTGATTACCGAACGCTATCCCGGTATTAAAAATATTGAATTGATCCGGCAGCTGCCCGATCTGGTAACGCTCAAAGTCGTTGAAAGGATCCCGGCCGGTTATGTGATGACAGCTGATGGTTACTGGATAATCGATCGTGACGCCGTTTGCTATGAATATGCAGAAGCACCCCAGGATGATTATCCTGTAATCTCAGGGATTGACGGTTTATCAGTAATTCCAGGAGCGCCGCTCGGTTGTCCGGAACGAAGCAGGCTGTTAAAGAGATTTTTTTCCATATATTCCAGTTCGGATTTACTACCGGTCAGGCAGCTCGATGTGACTGATAATTATAATCTTGTTGTTTATATCGATGACAGCTTGGAACTCTGGTTAGGAGATGGCAGTAATCTGGAACAAAAGCTTTATCTGGTCCGGGAAGCTATTCCGTACATTGAATTAAACGGGCAAACCCGCCTGGATGTACGCTCCGGAAACCGCCTTGTTGTTTCCAGCAGTTCCATAATTTCGGAGGAGGAGGTGGAGCCATAA
- the ftsA gene encoding cell division protein FtsA, translating into MSKINYIVGIDVGTAEIRVGLGEPRPDGTVNIIGLGLSPSDGVRKGVIIDLEKTVESIASAVEEAERMAGLKIESAYVALKGLNVELINNRGVVAVTAEDREIREDDLERVIQAAKVVALPMDREIVDIIPREYIVDGFDGIRDPVGMLGVRLEVDALVVTSVITSLHNLLRCINRAGISIRGLVLQAMANSEISLSPDERELGVFLIDIGGGTTEIALFQHGKLQKMAVVPIGGDHITTDLAAGLRINHFAAEELKKEYGSALQSVADNEPKIEIKAVGSNELRLVSEREFAGFIEPRVQEIFQIVKEEMIKMGWPYLPPAGVVLRGGVSSMKGLVEVTRQFFESDQIRLAQFNVSGIQNPAYSTVVGLLNYVQRYQPRLFVQERDKPMKKRGPGFWQRIKDWMSDIID; encoded by the coding sequence GTGAGTAAAATAAACTATATTGTCGGTATAGATGTTGGCACAGCTGAGATAAGAGTTGGGCTCGGTGAACCCCGTCCCGACGGCACAGTTAACATTATCGGTTTAGGTCTGAGCCCTTCCGATGGTGTGCGTAAAGGGGTTATTATAGACCTTGAGAAGACTGTTGAATCAATTGCCAGTGCAGTTGAAGAAGCCGAGAGGATGGCCGGATTGAAAATTGAGTCGGCCTATGTAGCTCTGAAGGGTCTCAACGTTGAACTGATCAATAATCGCGGAGTGGTAGCCGTAACTGCCGAAGATCGGGAGATTCGCGAAGATGACCTCGAGCGGGTAATCCAGGCTGCCAAAGTGGTAGCTCTGCCTATGGACCGAGAGATAGTTGACATCATCCCCCGCGAATATATTGTTGATGGATTTGATGGTATCAGGGATCCGGTAGGAATGTTGGGTGTCAGGTTGGAGGTAGATGCGCTGGTAGTAACCAGTGTAATAACCTCGCTGCACAACCTTTTACGTTGCATCAATCGGGCCGGAATCAGTATCAGGGGTTTGGTCCTCCAGGCAATGGCTAATTCAGAGATATCTCTTTCCCCGGACGAAAGAGAGTTAGGAGTTTTCCTCATCGATATCGGTGGAGGAACCACTGAAATAGCCCTGTTCCAACACGGTAAGCTGCAAAAGATGGCAGTTGTCCCTATCGGTGGTGACCACATAACCACTGATCTGGCTGCCGGTTTAAGGATAAACCACTTCGCAGCAGAAGAACTGAAAAAAGAGTACGGTTCAGCTTTACAGTCGGTTGCCGATAACGAACCGAAAATTGAAATTAAAGCTGTAGGCAGCAATGAGCTCAGGCTGGTGTCGGAAAGAGAGTTCGCAGGATTTATCGAGCCGAGGGTACAGGAAATTTTTCAAATAGTAAAGGAAGAAATGATTAAAATGGGTTGGCCCTACCTGCCGCCTGCCGGAGTTGTTTTAAGGGGCGGGGTTTCTTCAATGAAAGGACTTGTTGAAGTAACCCGGCAGTTCTTTGAAAGCGACCAGATCAGGTTGGCGCAATTTAACGTATCCGGAATTCAAAATCCGGCGTATTCAACCGTGGTTGGTTTACTCAACTATGTTCAGCGTTACCAGCCAAGGTTATTTGTCCAGGAAAGGGACAAGCCGATGAAAAAGCGTGGTCCCGGGTTCTGGCAGAGAATTAAAGATTGGATGTCCGACATTATTGATTAA
- the ftsZ gene encoding cell division protein FtsZ: protein MIEFDVEMEQYASIKVVGIGGGGSNAVNRMIAAGLQGVEFCAVNTDAQALFLANATTKLQIGEQLTKGLGAGANPGIGQKAAEESRNDIEAMLKGADMVFITAGMGGGTGTGAAPVIAEIAQKVGSLTVGVVTKPFSFEGRKRKQQADEGIAALKEKVDTLITIPNDRLLQIVEKKTPILEAFRVADDVLRQGVQGISDLIAIPGLINLDFADVRTIMSETGPALMGVGQGSGENRTLEAAKAATSSPLLETSIQGAKGVLINVTGGNDLSLYEVNEAADIVAGYADPEANIIFGAVIDENCKDQVRVTVIATGFAAAQQGFKPRLAAVGGSALARGENIDAPTWSRWQEQSKIVNE, encoded by the coding sequence ATGATTGAGTTTGATGTTGAAATGGAACAGTATGCGTCGATAAAAGTTGTAGGTATAGGTGGAGGCGGCAGTAATGCTGTTAACCGAATGATTGCCGCCGGCCTGCAGGGAGTTGAATTTTGTGCTGTAAATACAGACGCCCAGGCCCTTTTCCTGGCGAATGCTACAACCAAGCTGCAGATTGGAGAGCAGCTAACCAAGGGTCTCGGTGCTGGAGCCAACCCGGGAATCGGCCAGAAGGCCGCAGAAGAAAGTCGTAACGATATAGAAGCAATGCTCAAGGGCGCGGATATGGTATTTATTACTGCCGGAATGGGCGGGGGCACTGGAACAGGTGCAGCACCGGTTATTGCGGAGATTGCCCAGAAAGTCGGCTCACTGACAGTAGGTGTTGTTACAAAACCATTCTCATTTGAAGGCAGGAAGCGCAAACAGCAGGCTGATGAAGGAATTGCTGCCCTTAAAGAAAAAGTAGATACCCTGATTACAATACCCAATGATCGCCTACTGCAGATTGTAGAGAAGAAGACTCCCATTCTGGAAGCTTTCAGGGTAGCTGACGATGTTCTCCGCCAGGGAGTTCAGGGTATATCAGACCTGATTGCAATTCCAGGTTTGATCAACCTTGACTTTGCTGATGTGCGGACTATCATGTCAGAAACAGGGCCTGCCCTGATGGGTGTGGGGCAGGGCAGCGGTGAAAACCGGACTCTTGAGGCAGCCAAAGCGGCTACCAGCAGCCCGCTGCTTGAGACATCCATCCAGGGTGCCAAGGGCGTTTTGATCAATGTTACCGGCGGAAATGATCTAAGCCTCTATGAAGTTAATGAAGCTGCAGATATCGTAGCCGGTTATGCAGACCCGGAAGCCAACATAATCTTCGGTGCGGTTATCGATGAAAACTGCAAAGATCAGGTTAGGGTTACAGTAATCGCCACAGGGTTTGCCGCAGCACAGCAGGGTTTCAAACCGAGGCTCGCTGCGGTGGGAGGCAGCGCACTTGCCCGGGGGGAGAACATTGACGCTCCTACCTGGTCCCGGTGGCAGGAACAAAGTAAAATAGTAAACGAGTAA